A window from Sinorhizobium fredii encodes these proteins:
- a CDS encoding cell division protein ZapA, which yields MAQVTVTIDGKAYRMACEEGQEDHLSDLAARFDQYVGHLKGQFGEIGDLRLTVMAGIMVMDELSEVNRRLKNLEAEVGNLKNSRDANLSDQARSEEALASALADVTAQIQDITAKLNGRPAAPAN from the coding sequence ATGGCACAGGTGACGGTGACGATCGACGGCAAGGCCTACCGCATGGCCTGCGAGGAAGGGCAGGAGGATCACCTGAGCGACCTCGCCGCCCGGTTCGATCAATATGTCGGCCACCTGAAGGGGCAGTTCGGCGAAATCGGCGACCTCAGGCTGACGGTGATGGCGGGCATCATGGTCATGGACGAACTGAGCGAGGTCAATCGGCGGCTGAAGAACCTCGAGGCCGAGGTCGGAAACCTGAAGAACAGCCGCGACGCGAACCTTTCCGACCAGGCGAGAAGCGAGGAGGCGCTCGCCTCGGCATTGGCGGACGTGACGGCGCAGATCCAGGACATCACCGCCAAGCTCAACGGCCGCCCGGCCGCTCCGGCGAACTAG
- a CDS encoding efflux RND transporter periplasmic adaptor subunit, translating to MLRKWRLPAIAGVSISLLMSTPAAAQDPQLPAVTVAKPVVRDVIDADEFIGRFQAVDEVSVRSRVGGYLDQVFFTDGALVKKGDKLFVIDQRPFRLALSQAEASLASAQSTLSFAEAQFKRTESLTGTGTLSISKLDDDRRALLAAQANIRGAEAAVDRAKLDLEYTTITAPLSGRVDRRWISPGNLVQADETVLTTIVSLDPIDFYFDVDERRLLSYARTARDRGSALQEGAGALSVHVTIADATEPPFEGKLDFSENRVDTQTGTMRLRARFENPNFILQPGLFGRVEVEGSNTYQAILIPDEAIAADQNERVVYVVGEDGSVATKPVRLGPRLHGYRVIRSGLTGDQTIIVNGIMRARPGVKVKPELVVLPQEAAQAAENAQ from the coding sequence ATGTTGCGAAAGTGGCGTCTGCCGGCGATCGCCGGCGTTTCCATCTCCCTTCTCATGTCGACACCAGCAGCGGCGCAGGACCCGCAACTGCCGGCGGTGACCGTCGCCAAGCCGGTGGTACGGGACGTCATCGACGCCGATGAGTTCATCGGCCGCTTTCAGGCGGTGGACGAGGTCTCGGTCCGTTCGCGTGTTGGCGGCTATCTGGACCAGGTGTTCTTTACGGACGGCGCGCTGGTGAAGAAGGGCGACAAGCTCTTCGTCATCGACCAACGGCCTTTCCGCCTGGCTCTCTCCCAGGCGGAGGCGTCGCTTGCCTCGGCGCAGTCGACGCTCTCCTTCGCCGAGGCGCAGTTCAAGCGAACCGAGTCCCTGACCGGAACCGGCACGCTTTCGATTTCCAAGCTCGACGACGACCGCCGCGCGCTGCTTGCCGCACAGGCGAATATTCGGGGCGCCGAGGCGGCCGTCGATCGGGCCAAGCTCGATCTCGAATACACGACGATCACCGCGCCGCTCAGCGGCCGCGTCGACCGGCGCTGGATATCGCCCGGCAACCTTGTCCAGGCGGACGAGACCGTGTTGACGACGATCGTCTCCCTCGATCCGATCGATTTCTATTTCGACGTCGACGAGCGGCGGCTGCTTTCCTATGCGCGCACCGCCCGCGACCGCGGCAGCGCGCTGCAGGAGGGCGCGGGCGCGCTCTCCGTGCACGTGACAATCGCCGATGCCACGGAACCGCCGTTCGAGGGAAAGCTCGATTTCTCCGAGAACAGGGTCGACACCCAAACAGGTACGATGCGCCTGCGCGCACGCTTCGAGAACCCCAACTTCATTCTGCAGCCGGGCCTTTTCGGGCGTGTCGAGGTCGAAGGCTCCAACACCTACCAGGCGATCCTCATTCCCGATGAGGCGATCGCCGCCGACCAGAACGAGCGCGTCGTCTATGTGGTCGGCGAGGATGGCAGCGTTGCGACCAAACCGGTGCGCCTCGGGCCGCGGTTGCATGGCTACCGGGTGATCCGCAGCGGCCTGACCGGCGATCAGACGATCATCGTCAACGGGATCATGCGCGCGCGACCGGGCGTCAAGGTGAAGCCTGAGCTTGTCGTGCTGCCGCAGGAAGCGGCGCAGGCGGCGGAGAACGCCCAATGA
- a CDS encoding LLM class flavin-dependent oxidoreductase — MLPFSVLDLSPITEGGSVAQSLENSRRLAIAAEENGYRRFWLAEHHGMKGIASAATSIVISHVASATQSIRVGSGGIMLPNHSPLVIAEQFGTLAALYPGRIDLGLGRAPGTDMRTAQALRRNMEASSNNFPNDVVELQALLGPVSEDQKIIAVPGADSNVPIWLLGSSHFSAHLAGMLGLPFAFASHFAPDMLLSALEIYRERFTPSPQLDKPQVMVGVMGVAADTDEEANYLFTSMQQSFLALRRNARGRFPPPVRSMEGLWTPDEKIFVDHAMSYAVVGGPETIRRKIASFVDLTRADELIVSMPIFDMEKRLHSLKLFAQAQADLARAA, encoded by the coding sequence ATGCTGCCCTTTTCCGTTCTCGACCTGTCGCCGATTACCGAAGGGGGCAGCGTCGCCCAGTCGCTGGAAAACTCGCGCCGGCTGGCGATCGCAGCGGAGGAGAATGGCTACAGGCGCTTCTGGCTGGCCGAGCATCACGGCATGAAGGGAATTGCCAGCGCCGCCACTTCGATCGTCATCTCGCATGTGGCTTCGGCGACGCAGAGCATCCGCGTCGGCTCCGGCGGCATCATGCTCCCCAACCATTCGCCGCTCGTCATTGCCGAGCAATTCGGCACGCTTGCCGCCCTTTATCCCGGCCGTATCGATCTCGGCCTCGGCCGTGCGCCCGGCACCGACATGCGGACGGCCCAGGCGCTCCGGCGCAATATGGAAGCAAGCTCGAACAATTTCCCGAATGATGTCGTGGAGCTTCAGGCGCTGCTCGGGCCCGTCAGCGAAGATCAGAAAATCATCGCCGTGCCGGGGGCCGATTCGAACGTGCCGATCTGGCTGCTCGGCTCGAGCCACTTCAGCGCCCATCTCGCCGGCATGCTCGGCCTTCCCTTCGCCTTCGCATCGCACTTCGCGCCGGATATGCTGCTCTCCGCGCTCGAGATCTATCGCGAGCGCTTCACGCCGTCGCCGCAGCTCGACAAGCCGCAGGTGATGGTCGGCGTCATGGGCGTTGCGGCCGACACGGACGAGGAGGCCAACTATCTTTTCACCTCGATGCAGCAATCCTTCTTGGCGCTTCGCCGCAATGCGCGTGGTCGCTTCCCGCCGCCCGTCCGGTCGATGGAGGGGCTGTGGACTCCGGACGAAAAAATCTTCGTCGACCATGCGATGAGCTATGCGGTCGTCGGCGGTCCCGAAACCATCCGCCGCAAGATCGCGTCCTTCGTCGATCTCACCAGGGCCGACGAGCTGATCGTCTCCATGCCGATCTTCGACATGGAGAAGCGGCTGCACTCGCTGAAGCTATTCGCACAGGCGCAAGCGGATTTGGCGCGGGCTGCTTGA
- the ruvC gene encoding crossover junction endodeoxyribonuclease RuvC has protein sequence MQTTIRIIGIDPGLRRTGWGIIETLGNSLRFVASGTVTSDGEMDLASRLCQLHDGLAEVVHGYQPHEAAVEQTFVNKDATATLKLGQARGIAMLVPARAGLRVAEYAPNAVKKAVIGVGHGEKQQIHMMLKVLMPKAEFKGNDAADALAIAICHAHNRQAITNRLAALAG, from the coding sequence ATGCAGACGACGATTCGCATCATCGGCATCGATCCGGGCCTGAGACGCACAGGCTGGGGCATTATCGAGACGCTCGGCAATTCGCTGCGTTTCGTCGCTTCCGGCACGGTGACCTCCGACGGCGAGATGGACCTTGCCTCGCGCCTCTGCCAGTTGCACGACGGGCTTGCCGAGGTGGTGCATGGCTACCAGCCGCACGAGGCGGCGGTGGAACAGACCTTCGTCAACAAGGACGCGACGGCGACGCTGAAGCTCGGCCAGGCGCGCGGCATCGCCATGCTGGTTCCGGCGCGCGCCGGCCTCCGGGTCGCCGAATATGCGCCGAATGCGGTGAAGAAGGCGGTAATCGGCGTCGGCCATGGGGAGAAGCAGCAGATCCATATGATGTTGAAGGTGCTGATGCCCAAGGCCGAGTTCAAGGGCAACGACGCCGCCGACGCGCTTGCCATCGCCATCTGCCATGCGCACAACAGGCAGGCGATCACCAACCGCCTTGCGGCGCTTGCGGGGTAG
- a CDS encoding efflux RND transporter permease subunit, which produces MRFAHFFVDRPIFASVLSIVLLIIGGIAYFQLPVAQYPEIAPPTIVVRASYPGADAETVANTVATPLEQEINGVENMLYMSSYSTADGSMSLTITFKLGTDLDEAQVLVQNRVSIAEPRLPEDVRRIGVTTTKSSPDLMMVVHLLSPNDRYDQLYVSNYARSRIRDLLVRLDGVGDVILFGEREYALRVWLDPQKLSAYGMTSGDVVEALRQQNVQVSGGSIGGPPMSGDSAFQYTVTTDGRFSDARQFRYVIVKATEDGRLVQLQDVARVELGAREYVTNSYLNGSPAVALGIFSRPGTNALAAADAIQATMTDLSRDFPDGLEHRIIYNPTEFISESIDEVYLTIGEAVILVALVVIVFLQSWRTAIIPIVAIPVSLIGTFALLFAFGFSLNMLTLFGLVLAIGIVVDDAIVVVENVERNLAQGMTPREAAHVTMDEVGAAVIAISLVLTAVFVPTAFIPGIAGQFYLQFAVTIAVATVISAINSLTLSPALAAILLRPHDDHEHESRNPVTRFGRALANGFNNGFDRMADGYGWVVRRLVQTRIALAAALLVFVALLGATWYIAQVVPRGFIPTMDQGYAIVVIQLPDGASLERTDAVVQRASAMIREVPGVRDAVAFAGFNGATFTNASNSGVIFTPFDSFDERLEQGQSANQIIGQIFGAMQGIQEAFIIAVPPPSVRGIGNSGGFKMQIMDRQSADMRRALGLAFQMMGAANQTEGLTGVFTTFSASSPQFFLAIDRDKARALNVPIPNIFETLSINLGTSYVNDFNAFGRVYQVRAQADQQYRVERDDILALKVRSASGALVPLGTLVEIRDTSGPALVQRYNMYVSVPVQGNAAPGVSTGTALDKMEALAGQILPQGTTFEWTELALQERQTGNTAAFIFALSVIFVFLALAAQYESWVLPLAIILIVPLAVLAALIGVSLRGMDNNVLTQIGLIVLIGLSAKNAILIVEFARQGEEEGRSPIEAAIDASRLRLRPILMTAFAFILGVVPLVIATGPGAEMRQSLGTAVFSGMLGVTFLGLFLTPVFYVTLRSFRRKRAPAPEAAGAPAE; this is translated from the coding sequence ATGAGATTTGCGCATTTCTTCGTCGACCGGCCGATCTTCGCTTCGGTGCTGTCGATCGTGCTGCTGATCATCGGCGGCATCGCCTATTTCCAGCTGCCGGTGGCGCAATATCCGGAGATCGCGCCGCCCACCATCGTCGTCAGGGCTTCCTATCCGGGCGCGGATGCGGAGACCGTCGCCAATACGGTCGCCACGCCGCTCGAGCAGGAAATCAACGGCGTCGAGAACATGCTCTACATGTCCTCCTATTCGACCGCCGACGGCTCCATGTCGCTGACCATTACCTTCAAGCTCGGCACCGATCTCGACGAGGCGCAGGTGCTGGTGCAGAACCGGGTCTCGATCGCCGAGCCGCGCCTGCCCGAGGACGTGCGGCGCATTGGGGTCACCACTACCAAGAGCTCGCCGGACCTGATGATGGTCGTTCACCTGCTCTCGCCGAACGACCGCTACGACCAGCTCTACGTCTCCAACTATGCTCGCTCGCGTATCCGCGACCTTCTCGTCCGGCTCGACGGCGTCGGCGACGTCATCCTGTTCGGCGAGCGCGAATATGCGCTGCGTGTGTGGCTCGACCCGCAGAAGCTCTCCGCTTACGGCATGACATCCGGCGACGTCGTCGAAGCGCTGCGCCAGCAGAACGTCCAGGTCTCCGGCGGCTCGATCGGCGGTCCGCCAATGTCGGGCGACAGTGCCTTTCAATATACCGTCACCACCGACGGCCGCTTCAGCGACGCGCGACAGTTTCGCTATGTGATCGTCAAGGCGACCGAGGATGGCAGGCTCGTGCAGCTGCAGGACGTCGCCCGCGTCGAGCTCGGAGCGCGCGAATATGTCACGAACAGCTACCTGAACGGCAGCCCGGCCGTGGCGCTCGGCATCTTTTCGCGTCCCGGCACCAACGCGCTCGCGGCGGCGGACGCGATCCAGGCGACGATGACCGACCTTTCCAGGGACTTTCCCGATGGGCTCGAACACCGCATCATCTACAATCCGACCGAGTTCATTTCGGAATCGATCGACGAAGTCTATTTGACGATCGGCGAGGCGGTGATCCTCGTGGCGCTGGTGGTGATCGTCTTCCTCCAGTCCTGGCGCACCGCGATCATCCCGATCGTCGCCATTCCGGTATCGCTGATCGGCACCTTCGCGCTGCTCTTCGCCTTCGGCTTCTCCCTCAACATGCTGACGCTGTTCGGATTGGTGCTGGCGATCGGCATCGTTGTCGACGATGCGATCGTTGTCGTCGAGAATGTCGAGCGCAATCTGGCGCAAGGAATGACGCCGAGAGAAGCTGCGCATGTGACCATGGACGAGGTCGGCGCGGCGGTGATCGCCATCTCGCTGGTCTTGACTGCCGTCTTCGTGCCGACGGCCTTCATTCCGGGAATTGCAGGGCAGTTCTACCTGCAGTTCGCCGTGACGATCGCGGTGGCGACGGTGATCTCCGCGATCAACTCCCTGACCCTGTCGCCGGCGCTTGCGGCCATCCTGCTGCGCCCGCATGACGATCACGAACATGAAAGCCGCAACCCGGTGACCCGTTTCGGCCGAGCGCTGGCCAACGGCTTCAACAACGGCTTCGACCGGATGGCGGACGGCTATGGCTGGGTTGTGCGCCGTCTCGTGCAGACGCGGATTGCGCTGGCCGCCGCGTTGCTTGTCTTTGTCGCGCTGCTCGGGGCCACCTGGTACATAGCGCAGGTCGTGCCGCGCGGCTTTATCCCGACGATGGACCAGGGTTACGCGATCGTCGTCATCCAGCTCCCCGACGGTGCCTCGCTCGAACGGACCGATGCCGTCGTCCAGCGTGCGTCGGCGATGATCCGGGAAGTCCCGGGGGTGAGGGACGCCGTCGCCTTTGCCGGCTTCAACGGCGCGACCTTCACCAATGCCTCGAACTCCGGCGTGATCTTCACGCCCTTCGACAGCTTCGACGAGCGGCTCGAACAGGGCCAGAGTGCCAACCAGATCATCGGTCAGATCTTCGGCGCGATGCAGGGCATCCAGGAAGCGTTCATCATCGCCGTGCCACCGCCGTCGGTGCGCGGCATCGGCAATTCGGGCGGTTTCAAGATGCAGATCATGGACCGCCAGAGCGCTGACATGCGCCGCGCCCTGGGTCTTGCCTTTCAGATGATGGGAGCGGCGAACCAGACCGAGGGGCTGACGGGGGTGTTCACCACGTTCTCGGCCTCGAGCCCGCAATTCTTCCTGGCGATCGACCGCGACAAGGCGCGGGCGCTGAACGTGCCGATCCCCAACATCTTCGAGACCCTGTCGATCAATCTCGGCACGTCCTACGTCAATGATTTCAATGCATTCGGCCGGGTCTATCAGGTCCGCGCCCAGGCCGACCAGCAGTATCGCGTGGAGCGCGACGACATCCTCGCGCTCAAGGTCAGATCGGCTTCCGGCGCGCTGGTGCCGCTCGGCACGCTCGTCGAGATTCGCGATACGAGCGGCCCCGCGCTGGTGCAGCGCTACAACATGTATGTCTCCGTTCCTGTCCAGGGCAATGCGGCTCCGGGTGTCTCGACCGGCACGGCGCTCGACAAGATGGAGGCGCTAGCCGGCCAGATCCTGCCACAGGGGACGACCTTCGAGTGGACCGAACTTGCCTTGCAGGAGCGCCAGACCGGCAACACTGCTGCATTCATCTTCGCGCTGTCGGTAATCTTCGTGTTCCTGGCGCTGGCCGCGCAATATGAGAGCTGGGTGCTGCCGCTGGCGATCATCCTGATCGTGCCGCTTGCCGTTCTCGCCGCCCTCATCGGCGTTTCGCTCAGGGGAATGGACAACAATGTCCTGACGCAGATCGGCCTTATCGTGCTGATCGGCCTTTCCGCCAAGAACGCGATCCTGATCGTCGAATTCGCGCGCCAGGGCGAGGAGGAGGGCAGATCGCCGATCGAGGCAGCGATCGACGCAAGCCGGCTCCGGCTGCGGCCGATCCTGATGACCGCCTTTGCCTTCATCCTCGGCGTCGTTCCGCTGGTGATAGCGACCGGTCCCGGCGCCGAAATGCGCCAGTCGCTCGGCACGGCGGTTTTTTCCGGCATGCTCGGCGTCACCTTCCTCGGTCTGTTCCTGACCCCGGTCTTCTATGTGACGCTGCGTTCGTTCCGCCGCAAGCGGGCGCCGGCCCCGGAGGCGGCGGGCGCTCCGGCGGAGTGA
- a CDS encoding MBL fold metallo-hydrolase, with amino-acid sequence MLLRYLAYALVAIWFIHALWPEPAHAQDVSAPFSQCQAIAAATPAATFVSFAAPEVAPVAAAADGEVTITYVGHSTFLIETPGGISIATDYNGWFRTATPPDVVTMNKAHSSHYTLTPDPAIRHVLHGWGEDGEPADHDLVVGDTYIRNVTTDIRSGFEGMEPDGNSIFIFEVAGLCIGHLGHLHHELDDSHYRQIGRLDVLMVPVDGGLTMGAESMSRVTSRLRAALILPMHRRGPPIGDFLAMFGDDYDKSFATGPSITVSLRTLPSKPLIHVLQGV; translated from the coding sequence ATGCTGCTGCGATACCTTGCCTACGCCCTGGTCGCCATCTGGTTCATCCATGCGCTCTGGCCGGAGCCGGCCCATGCTCAGGACGTGTCCGCACCGTTCAGCCAGTGCCAGGCGATCGCCGCAGCCACGCCGGCGGCGACCTTCGTCAGCTTCGCAGCACCCGAGGTCGCGCCTGTCGCGGCGGCGGCCGACGGCGAAGTCACCATCACCTATGTCGGCCACTCGACCTTCCTAATCGAAACGCCGGGCGGGATTTCGATCGCCACCGATTACAACGGCTGGTTCCGGACCGCGACGCCGCCCGACGTCGTGACCATGAACAAGGCCCATTCGAGCCACTATACGCTGACGCCGGACCCGGCGATCCGTCACGTGCTGCATGGTTGGGGCGAGGATGGCGAGCCGGCCGACCACGATCTCGTCGTCGGCGATACCTATATCCGCAACGTGACGACCGACATCCGCTCCGGCTTCGAGGGCATGGAGCCGGACGGCAATTCGATCTTTATATTCGAGGTGGCAGGACTCTGCATCGGTCATCTCGGCCACCTCCACCACGAGCTCGACGACAGCCACTACCGGCAGATCGGCCGGCTCGACGTTTTGATGGTGCCCGTCGACGGCGGCCTGACGATGGGGGCGGAAAGCATGAGCCGCGTCACGTCGCGGCTGCGCGCCGCGCTCATCCTGCCGATGCACCGGCGCGGACCGCCGATCGGCGATTTCCTGGCGATGTTCGGCGACGACTATGACAAGAGCTTCGCCACCGGTCCGAGCATCACGGTTTCGCTGCGCACTCTGCCGAGCAAGCCGCTGATCCATGTGCTCCAGGGGGTTTGA
- a CDS encoding 5-formyltetrahydrofolate cyclo-ligase translates to MSPRDLKAALRTERLAMRDAMPAEARIEASLAMADHASDIIALDPGHVVSGFWPIRSEADIRPLMVRLKDRGARLCLPVILDKKTIVFRELADGVAVVETGFGTTGPGPDAPELDPDIMLVPLSAFDAVGHRIGYGAGYYDRAIDRLRSKGHMPRLIGIAFDCQEVASVPAEPHDVALDAVLTESGFRHFERD, encoded by the coding sequence ATGTCGCCGAGGGACTTGAAAGCCGCACTGCGGACGGAGCGTCTGGCGATGCGCGACGCCATGCCGGCCGAGGCCCGCATCGAGGCGAGCCTCGCCATGGCGGATCATGCCAGCGACATCATCGCGCTTGATCCCGGGCACGTGGTTTCCGGCTTCTGGCCGATCCGTTCGGAGGCGGACATCCGGCCGCTGATGGTGCGGCTCAAGGACCGCGGGGCGCGCCTCTGCCTGCCGGTGATCCTCGACAAGAAGACCATTGTGTTTCGCGAGCTCGCCGACGGCGTGGCGGTCGTAGAGACCGGCTTCGGCACGACGGGCCCGGGGCCGGACGCGCCCGAGCTCGATCCGGACATTATGCTTGTGCCGCTTTCGGCCTTCGATGCGGTCGGCCACCGGATCGGCTACGGCGCCGGTTATTATGACCGGGCGATCGACCGCTTGCGCAGCAAAGGCCACATGCCGCGCCTGATCGGGATTGCATTCGACTGCCAGGAAGTGGCATCAGTGCCGGCGGAACCGCACGACGTGGCGCTCGACGCCGTGTTGACGGAGAGCGGTTTCCGACATTTCGAGCGGGATTGA
- a CDS encoding TIGR00282 family metallophosphoesterase: MRLLFLGDMVGRTGRTAVWERLPGLVSDLKLDFVVVNGENAAGGFGITEDIFLETISAGADVVTTGNHVWDQKEAVVFCERHDQFLRPANYPAGTPGRGSNLFFSRNGARVLVANVMGRVFMHPELDDPFKCAEAILEACPLGEQADVVVFDFHAEATSEKQCFGHFVDGRASLVVGTHTHVPTADHQILNGGTGYISDAGMCGDYDSSLGMDKEEPLNRFISKMPKGRFEAASGPATICGVGVEISDRTGLAEKIAPLRLGPRLGETMPEFWS, from the coding sequence ATGCGACTTCTGTTTCTGGGAGATATGGTTGGCAGGACGGGCCGCACGGCGGTCTGGGAGCGCCTCCCGGGGCTGGTGAGCGATCTCAAGCTCGATTTCGTCGTCGTCAATGGCGAGAACGCCGCCGGCGGCTTCGGCATCACCGAGGACATCTTCCTGGAGACGATCAGCGCCGGTGCCGATGTGGTGACGACCGGCAACCACGTCTGGGACCAAAAGGAGGCCGTCGTCTTCTGCGAGCGGCATGACCAGTTCCTCCGCCCGGCCAATTATCCGGCCGGCACGCCCGGTCGCGGCTCCAATCTGTTCTTTTCCCGCAACGGCGCCCGCGTGCTGGTCGCCAACGTCATGGGCCGGGTCTTCATGCATCCGGAACTCGACGACCCGTTCAAATGCGCCGAGGCAATCCTCGAAGCCTGCCCGCTCGGGGAACAGGCCGATGTCGTCGTCTTCGACTTCCACGCCGAGGCGACGAGCGAGAAGCAGTGCTTTGGCCATTTCGTCGATGGCCGCGCCAGCCTTGTAGTCGGTACGCATACCCATGTACCGACGGCCGATCACCAGATCTTGAACGGCGGCACCGGCTATATCAGCGACGCCGGCATGTGCGGCGACTACGATTCCTCGCTCGGCATGGACAAGGAAGAGCCGCTCAACCGTTTCATCTCCAAGATGCCCAAGGGCCGCTTCGAAGCGGCCTCCGGTCCCGCAACGATTTGCGGCGTCGGCGTCGAAATTTCCGACCGCACGGGACTTGCCGAAAAGATCGCGCCGCTCCGGCTCGGCCCGCGGCTTGGCGAAACGATGCCGGAATTCTGGTCCTGA
- a CDS encoding DUF4164 domain-containing protein, producing MPAKTVNAAIEELRNAVQSLEIAIDGRFDKEKDVSEFEGEVRRVNTDRSRLAQELDQSQFRANRLEEVNREVSRRLVTAMETIRAVLDR from the coding sequence ATGCCTGCAAAGACGGTCAATGCGGCGATCGAGGAATTGCGAAACGCGGTTCAGTCCCTTGAAATCGCAATCGACGGCCGCTTTGACAAGGAAAAGGACGTGAGCGAGTTCGAGGGCGAGGTGCGCCGGGTCAATACGGACCGGTCGCGGCTGGCGCAGGAGCTCGATCAGTCGCAGTTCCGGGCCAATCGTTTGGAAGAAGTCAATCGCGAAGTGTCCCGCCGTCTGGTGACGGCGATGGAGACCATTCGGGCAGTGCTGGATCGCTGA
- a CDS encoding YebC/PmpR family DNA-binding transcriptional regulator has product MAGHSQFKNIMHRKGRQDAVRSKMFSKLAREITVAAKTGLPDPGMNPRLRLAIQNAKAQSMPKDNIERAIKKAAGGDAENYEEVRYEGYGPGGVAVIVEALTDNRNRTASNVRSIFTKAGGALGETGSVSFSFDRVGEITYPLSAGDADKVMEAAIESGADDVATDEEGHTIICGFEDIGDVSKALEGVLGEAETVKAIWKAQNTVPVDEEKAQSLMKLIDNLEDDDDVQNVYSNFEVSEEVLAKLSA; this is encoded by the coding sequence ATGGCTGGCCATTCACAGTTCAAGAACATCATGCACCGCAAGGGCCGTCAGGATGCGGTGCGCTCGAAAATGTTTTCCAAGCTCGCGCGCGAAATCACCGTTGCCGCGAAGACCGGCCTGCCCGACCCGGGCATGAACCCGCGCCTCCGGCTCGCCATCCAGAACGCCAAGGCGCAGTCGATGCCGAAGGACAATATCGAGCGCGCCATCAAGAAGGCTGCCGGCGGCGACGCGGAGAACTACGAAGAAGTCCGCTACGAGGGCTATGGCCCGGGCGGCGTCGCCGTCATCGTCGAGGCATTGACCGACAACCGCAACCGCACCGCCTCCAATGTCCGCTCGATCTTCACCAAGGCCGGCGGCGCACTCGGTGAAACGGGTTCGGTGTCCTTCTCCTTCGACCGCGTCGGCGAAATCACCTACCCGCTTTCGGCCGGCGACGCCGACAAGGTGATGGAAGCGGCGATCGAATCGGGCGCCGACGACGTGGCGACGGACGAGGAAGGCCACACGATCATCTGCGGTTTCGAAGATATCGGCGACGTTTCGAAGGCGCTCGAAGGCGTGCTCGGCGAAGCCGAGACCGTCAAGGCGATCTGGAAGGCGCAGAACACAGTGCCGGTCGACGAGGAAAAGGCACAGTCGCTGATGAAGCTCATCGACAACCTCGAGGACGATGACGACGTCCAGAACGTCTATTCGAACTTCGAGGTGTCCGAGGAAGTGCTGGCGAAGCTTTCCGCCTGA
- a CDS encoding LysR family transcriptional regulator: protein MAGIRISYGAAMSLPLDSDLLRTFLAVADTGNLTRAADAVRRTQSAVSMQIKKLEDLLGFPLFERHSRGVVLTGEGRRLVDNARRIVALLDDTAAALRQPALDGSVRIGISEEYINSTLPRALGAFAASHPNVEVTVQQGHSMANLKSLDAGEIDIAVVFEPGGRTRNEVLMVDPTVWAVSDQHGTHERRPVPIATYTYYEGGWCDDLALRSLKKRGIDSRVAYVSRTSSGLIAAVVSGLAIAALSRSAIPHGCRELTEDDGFGIIDMSNVVLRTRPDHRSPTVDAMADAIRRAFRGAD, encoded by the coding sequence ATGGCTGGCATCAGAATTTCTTATGGCGCCGCCATGTCCCTTCCGCTCGACAGCGACTTGCTCAGAACGTTTCTCGCGGTCGCCGATACCGGCAACCTGACACGGGCCGCCGATGCGGTTCGACGCACGCAATCGGCCGTCAGCATGCAGATCAAGAAGCTCGAGGACCTGCTCGGCTTCCCGCTTTTCGAGCGGCATTCCCGCGGCGTCGTGCTGACGGGTGAGGGCCGGCGCCTCGTCGACAATGCGCGGCGGATTGTCGCCCTGCTCGACGACACGGCGGCAGCCCTGCGCCAGCCCGCCCTCGACGGCTCGGTCCGCATCGGCATATCGGAGGAATACATCAACTCAACGCTGCCGAGAGCGCTCGGCGCCTTCGCCGCCAGTCACCCGAATGTCGAGGTGACGGTGCAGCAGGGGCACTCGATGGCCAATCTGAAATCGCTCGATGCCGGCGAGATCGACATCGCCGTCGTGTTCGAGCCGGGCGGTCGAACGAGGAACGAAGTCCTCATGGTGGATCCGACCGTCTGGGCCGTCTCGGACCAGCACGGCACGCATGAGCGGCGACCTGTGCCAATTGCCACTTATACTTATTATGAAGGCGGGTGGTGTGATGATCTGGCCCTGCGCAGTCTGAAGAAACGGGGCATAGACAGTCGCGTCGCCTATGTCAGCCGCACGAGCAGCGGCCTGATCGCCGCGGTCGTTTCAGGTCTCGCCATCGCCGCGCTGTCGCGCAGCGCCATACCCCATGGCTGCCGCGAACTGACCGAAGACGACGGCTTCGGCATCATCGACATGTCGAACGTCGTCTTGCGCACGAGACCGGACCATCGCTCCCCGACGGTGGACGCAATGGCCGACGCCATCCGTCGCGCCTTTCGGGGTGCCGATTGA